From the Eptesicus fuscus isolate TK198812 chromosome 19, DD_ASM_mEF_20220401, whole genome shotgun sequence genome, the window attTCTCAACCTGATACCGAATCTGGCTCATCTGGTTTCTGTTCTAGAGCCTTCTAGTGCCCTCTGACCTCCAAGGGGCTGGGAGTTAAAAGCCGCCTTTTCTCGACGCCCCTGTGACCTGGGTTTCTGCCATGGTCTGTCCACTAGGAAGGCCCCTGGGGTGCTGGCATTTCTCCTGGTTGCAGAGCAGAAAACGCCCAGTGTTGACCGCTTCCTGGAGCTTCTGGACTTGCAGACGCAATAACCCTTTCTGCTCACACCAGCTCGGGAGGGTTCTGTCCTCTGCAACCGGGAACTGGCTGACCTGGCAAAAAGCCTGGagcagcccggccggcctggctcaggggttgggcatcgacctaggaaccaggaggtcagggtttgattcccggtcggggcacatgtccaggctgtgggctcgatcctcagtagagggtgtgcaggaggcggccgatccatgattctctctcatcatggatgtttctctctctcccctctcccttcctctctaaaatcaatgattaaaatataaatataaatatatatattttttttttaaaaagcctggaaCACACATCATACTTAACAGGAAGTGTTCCTCATCAAGTCAGAAACAGGATGCGGTTGCCACATCGCCGGCTTCCCGTAACTACTGCACAAAATGACTGTCTGCGTAGAAACCTGAGCTGATGAGAAGTGAGCTCTGAAAACTAGTAAGAGGCTTCGGCTGGACAACCAAATCATCGCACAAAAGTCACAAACATTCCCAGAGCcagtgagggggctgggggagcaccGCGGACACCACGTTAAAATGAAAGACTGAGGGCACCTTAACAACAGGGAAAGACAAGCGCGTCGCTGGGCACGGATGGACCCACTGGAACCAAAGTCGCTCCTGCCCAGTCACCCCCCAGGTGGAGGGTGCACAGACACAGGGGCCTAGAGGCGGCAGCCGGGAGCACAGGGGCTGTTTCCCAAGGGAAGGCCACATGCACGCCCCCTTCCAGTCTGGGGGGGCCTGGGAGGCCATTGCAGAGGCAGAGGGGGAACCACGCTCAGCCGCTCCCCTGCCCTGTTCTCTGGGGAGTCGGTGCAGCTGGGGCCACGGCCTCCTGCTGGTAGATGCCCCGGGCACTGCTGGCCCCTTGGACGGAGCGCCGTCCTTGCTCCGTCCCAGGTGCCCTTGGGTGGCACTGTGCTCACCTGGCTGGAGTGcagggcccccagcagcccctcagGGGCCAGCATGCTCCCCATTCCTGCCCTGTGCCGGCAGGCCCTCTGGCTGTGAGTGGGAGACGGGCACACACCTGGATGATCTTCTCGGGGATGTTGGAGACGGTGAAGCCATAGAGGCGCACGCGCTCCGGGAAAATGCTGGACAGGATCCTGCGGTCCAGCTGGAACGCGATCTCGCCCACCAACCTCTCCAAGGCCAGCTGCTTCGGCTCTGGGAACGGcaaggggtggagggggtgggcagtggcGTGGTCTATAGCCCAGGCAGGCACCTGGAGGGGTCTCCGAGGGCGGCCAGGAGCCCCCAGACAGGAGTCCACCCCGGGACAGCACCGACCTCGGGGGGTCTCAGGGAACTTGCTGGTCTTGCGGTGGGCCAGCTTCCGCTCCAAGTCCAGGATGCTCTTCCGAGCCGTTTCAGGGCCGCGTGGGCCGTTGACAGAagccggggaggaggaggtgcggggcggggtgtgggaggtCGGTGCGGGCCGGGTGAGGGAGTGGTTCACTCCGGTGGCAGAGTGGGTGGTGCCCTGGGCAATGTGGGCGGTGTTTGAGGGGCTGTGATGGGTGGCAGCTGGGGGAGCAGGATCAGGGGCAGAGGGGACGATGGGGGAGacagctgggggggtggggactaGGGCAGCCGCTGCTTGTCCCTGAGGGGCACCCGGCTGAGTCTGGGCCTCTGAGGTGCTGAAGGAGAAGGCGGTCACGGAGCCCGACGTGCCCACGGCGCCGACAGGGGTGGAGGTCTGGATGGGCCCACCCACGAACGTCACGCTGAAGGACTCGGGGTCCTGGGTCGGCAGGGGGTGCTCGGTGGAGAGTGGGACTGGTGACAAGGTGGggcagaaaggagaggaggagggtaaGGGCGAGGTCGGACCAGGGACCGGCCTGGCggggagcccctcccccctgcacccacCACTTACTTTTGCCGGTGGCAGCAGGCCCTGCAGCGCCAGCTGAGGAATGAGGTCCAGAGGCCGATCCTTGGAGGGGCTCTGGTAGCCGCACCCGGGCGGCCTCATTGGCCGGAAGGTTCTGAGAAGCACCTGGAGGGGCAGTCGTGGAGGTGAACAGGGGGCCCACCAGGGGGCTGCTGGGCGTCAGGGAGCCGGTCGAAGGCAGGCCCAGGGAGCTGGTCAGCGTGCCCGCCGGGGGCACCATCATGGAGCCGCTCAGGTGGCTGTGTGGCGTCAGGGAGCCGGTGGAGGGCAGGCCCAGAGAGCTGGCTATTGCGCTCGGCATGGGCACCGCCATGGGGCAGGCTAGGTAGCTGCCCAGGGGGCTGTTCAGGAGGCTGGCGAGCGCGCTGTTCTGCGAGATGGGCCCTGTGGAGGGCAGCAGCATGCTGCCTGCGGtggggctgagctgtgggctgtTGAGTATGTCGGCCGTGGACGACAGCCCCATAATCCCCACTTCGTCCACGACGGGTTCATTGGCTGCggctggggccgggggcaggAAGACACCTgggggacacagagaaagcactGAGACCCCAGGGGGGCCCCGGGGAGAGGGCTTTCTCCCGAGAGTGGCAGGGCCTGGACCAAGGTGCCCATCTACCTCTGAGGAGCTGACCccccctctgagcctcacctCTTCGTGGGACCCCAGACCAGGGGCCGGCCCCTCTGAAGGAGCCTT encodes:
- the SPATC1 gene encoding speriolin isoform X3 codes for the protein MGLSSTADILNSPQLSPTAGSMLLPSTGPISQNSALASLLNSPLGSYLACPMAVPMPSAIASSLGLPSTGSLTPHSHLSGSMMVPPAGTLTSSLGLPSTGSLTPSSPLVGPLFTSTTAPPGASQNLPANEAARVRLPEPLQGSASGPHSSAGAAGPAATGKIPLSTEHPLPTQDPESFSVTFVGGPIQTSTPVGAVGTSGSVTAFSFSTSEAQTQPGAPQGQAAAALVPTPPAVSPIVPSAPDPAPPAATHHSPSNTAHIAQGTTHSATGVNHSLTRPAPTSHTPPRTSSSPASVNGPRGPETARKSILDLERKLAHRKTSKFPETPRGRCCPGVDSCLGAPGRPRRPLQVPAWAIDHATAHPLHPLPFPEPKQLALERLVGEIAFQLDRRILSSIFPERVRLYGFTVSNIPEKIIQASLNPNDHKLDEELCQTLTQRYVSIMNRLQSLGYNGRVHPALTEQLVNAYGILRERPELAVSEGGSYTVDFLQRVLVETVHPSMLTDALLLLSCLSQLAHDDGKPMFIW
- the SPATC1 gene encoding speriolin isoform X1, which codes for MSLLTNYEGLRHQIERLVRENEELKKLVRLIRENQELKSAIKTQAGALGISGFSSGLGEAPTGPSQRQGVFLPPAPAAANEPVVDEVGIMGLSSTADILNSPQLSPTAGSMLLPSTGPISQNSALASLLNSPLGSYLACPMAVPMPSAIASSLGLPSTGSLTPHSHLSGSMMVPPAGTLTSSLGLPSTGSLTPSSPLVGPLFTSTTAPPGASQNLPANEAARVRLPEPLQGSASGPHSSAGAAGPAATGKIPLSTEHPLPTQDPESFSVTFVGGPIQTSTPVGAVGTSGSVTAFSFSTSEAQTQPGAPQGQAAAALVPTPPAVSPIVPSAPDPAPPAATHHSPSNTAHIAQGTTHSATGVNHSLTRPAPTSHTPPRTSSSPASVNGPRGPETARKSILDLERKLAHRKTSKFPETPRGRCCPGVDSCLGAPGRPRRPLQVPAWAIDHATAHPLHPLPFPEPKQLALERLVGEIAFQLDRRILSSIFPERVRLYGFTVSNIPEKIIQASLNPNDHKLDEELCQTLTQRYVSIMNRLQSLGYNGRVHPALTEQLVNAYGILRERPELAVSEGGSYTVDFLQRVLVETVHPSMLTDALLLLSCLSQLAHDDGKPMFIW
- the SPATC1 gene encoding speriolin isoform X2; the encoded protein is MSLLTNYEGLRHQIERLVRENEELKKLVRLIRENQELKSAIKTQAGALGISGFSSGLGEAPTGPSQRQGVFLPPAPAAANEPVVDEVGIMGLSSTADILNSPQLSPTAGSMLLPSTGPISQNSALASLLNSPLGSYLACPMAVPMPSAIASSLGLPSTGSLTPHSHLSGSMMVPPAGTLTSSLGLPSTGSLTPSSPLVGPLFTSTTAPPGASQNLPANEAARVRLPEPLQGSASGPHSSAGAAGPAATGKIPLSTEHPLPTQDPESFSVTFVGGPIQTSTPVGAVGTSGSVTAFSFSTSEAQTQPGAPQGQAAAALVPTPPAVSPIVPSAPDPAPPAATHHSPSNTAHIAQGTTHSATGVNHSLTRPAPTSHTPPRTSSSPASVNGPRGPETARKSILDLERKLAHRKTSKFPETPREPKQLALERLVGEIAFQLDRRILSSIFPERVRLYGFTVSNIPEKIIQASLNPNDHKLDEELCQTLTQRYVSIMNRLQSLGYNGRVHPALTEQLVNAYGILRERPELAVSEGGSYTVDFLQRVLVETVHPSMLTDALLLLSCLSQLAHDDGKPMFIW